One window from the genome of Desulfobaccales bacterium encodes:
- the cbiQ gene encoding cobalt ECF transporter T component CbiQ — MSAIREPFSEGDSLIHRLDPRGKVLAAAAFAVLVAVSRSSATAAAGLALAVLAVLAARLPGRKVAARLLVVNGFVIFLWLVLPFTYLGEVLWRWGWLAATREGLSAAGLITLKSNAILLGLIALIATVPIVDLGQALHRLRLPDKLCHLLLFTYRYLYVFEQEYQRLIQAMKIRGFRPKTDLHTYRSYAYLAAMLLVRSYDRAERVYQAMLCRGFQGRFYSLKEFSWQRRDRVFLATAGIGLLTLAGVEWLLPWALGRTGGG, encoded by the coding sequence GTGAGCGCCATCCGGGAGCCCTTCTCCGAAGGGGATTCCCTCATCCATCGCCTGGACCCCCGGGGCAAGGTGCTGGCCGCCGCCGCCTTCGCGGTGCTGGTGGCGGTGAGCCGCTCCTCTGCCACCGCCGCAGCCGGCCTGGCCTTGGCGGTGCTCGCAGTGCTGGCGGCCCGCCTGCCGGGGCGCAAGGTGGCCGCCCGCCTCCTGGTGGTGAACGGCTTTGTCATCTTTCTGTGGCTGGTGTTGCCTTTTACCTACCTGGGGGAGGTCCTCTGGCGCTGGGGGTGGCTTGCGGCCACCCGGGAGGGCTTGTCCGCCGCCGGCCTCATCACGCTTAAGTCCAACGCCATTTTGCTGGGTCTCATCGCCCTCATCGCCACCGTGCCCATCGTGGACCTGGGCCAGGCCTTGCACCGCCTGCGGCTGCCGGATAAGCTCTGCCATCTGCTGCTCTTCACCTACCGCTACCTTTACGTCTTTGAGCAGGAATACCAGCGGCTTATCCAGGCCATGAAGATCCGGGGCTTCCGGCCGAAAACCGACCTGCACACCTACCGCAGCTACGCCTATCTGGCGGCCATGCTTCTGGTGCGGAGCTACGACCGGGCCGAGCGGGTCTATCAGGCCATGCTCTGCCGGGGCTTTCAGGGGCGGTTTTACAGTCTGAAGGAGTTTTCCTGGCAGCGCCGGGACCGGGTCTTTCTGGCCACGGCAGGGATCGGCCTGCTGACTCTGGCCGGGGTGGAATGGCTTCTCCCGTGGGCCCTCGGGCGGACTGGAGGCGGCTGA